The genomic interval AGTCTGTGTAAATGTTCTGTCGTTGTGAGTTACCTTCTCCCCTGTACCGATTATAGGAGATGCCTGAATTGAGATTAATGGCCAACCCTTTTCGGCGGTAACTGTAACTGGCATTCAAACCAGCTTCTCCCCTTGAGCCGGCAAACAGGGTCACACGTCCGCTTTTTCCGATCCGGCCTTTTTTAGTAACGATATTAATTACCCCACCTTGTTCATTGGCGTATTGAGGCGGCGGGTTTGTAAGTACTTCGATCTTTTCGATGGAACTTCCCGGCATTGATTCCAACAGATCCTGCAATTGCTGCAAGTTGAGTGAAACGGGTTTGTCATCAATAAGGATTCGGGGTTCTTTTCCCTTTACCAATATTTTCCCATCCGGGTCTTTGGTCACCAGGGGTACATTGGTCAACAGTTCGCTGGCCGAACTTCCCGCACTCAGGGCAGATTCACTGGCATTAAAGGTGATATTCCCCTCTTTGGTTTCGATCAAGGGTTTTTCCACATGGATCACTACTTCCTCCATGACCTTTGGGCCGGCATTTTTTAAGCGGATATCATTCAGGTTAAAGTCGGATCGGTCCGATCGAAAATGAAGGCTATCCAGGATATAGCTATTTAGTCCGGTAAAACTGATCTTCAGGGTATAGTAACCATATGGGATCCCGGTCAGGGTGAATTCACCAGTGCCATCTGAAACCTGGGAAAAGGAAATGGTGGTCCCTTTTTGTTGCAAAATAATGGATGCCCCGGCAAGTGGTTGACCCGTAGAATCTGCTATGATCCTGGCGGAAAGCACTCCAGGCCCCTTGGAGGTTTGTCCCCAGGCCCCGATTCGCAGAAACAGTATAGGCAGAATGATCAATAAGGCCTTGTGGCGCATACCACAAAAATACGTGTTGGAGGCAAGAATATCTGCCTGACAACCTGTCACATTCTTCCGTAAATCCAGTATCTTTGCCATTCAAATTTTTCCAAACTGATGCAAGAATTTGTGCTCGATAAGGTACAGGATGAAAGGCGCCAGGGAGAGGCATTTGCCCCCTTCCCGGATGACCCGAACACGTACCGGAAGCGTTTTTATATTGAAAGCTATGGCTGTCAGATGAATTTTGCCGACAGCGAGGTGGTGGCGTCTGTTCTTCAGCAGGAAGGTTTTGGAGCCACCCGTAATGTGGAAGAGGCCGATCTTATTTTTATCAATACTTGTTCCATTCGGGAGAAGGCGGAGCAGACCGTCAGAAAGCGGCTGACCGAGTTTCGTAAGATCAAAATGAGAAGACCCGGGATGCTGGTCGGGGTTTTGGGATGTATGGCCGAACGCCTGAAGTCAAAATTCCTGGAAGAAGAGCAACTCGTGGATATCGTTGTTGGGCCGGATGCCTATCGTTCCCTGCCGGCACTGGTGGAAGAAGCAGCCGGAGGTCAGAAAGCAGTGAATGTATTACTCAGCCGGGAAGAGACCTATGCCGATATTGCCCCTGTACGGTTTGACAGCAATGGAGTGAGTGCCTTTGTCAGTATCATGCGCGGGTGCAACAATATGTGCAGCTTTTGTGTGGTGCCCTTTACAAGGGGCAGGGAAAGAAGCCGTGACCATGGATCTATTTTGCACGAATGCCGGGAATTATTTGCCGCCGGTTACAGGGAAGTGACCTTACTGGGACAGAATGTTGATAGTTATTATTTCACCCCGGAGTCGGGTGAGCCGGTCACCTTTGCCAGATTGCTGGAAGAAGTAGCTTTGATCTCTCCTGAGTTACGTGTACGATTCTCCACCTCCCATCCCAAGGACATTACTGATGAGGTATTGCATACCATGGCGAA from Chitinophagales bacterium carries:
- the miaB gene encoding tRNA (N6-isopentenyl adenosine(37)-C2)-methylthiotransferase MiaB; its protein translation is MQEFVLDKVQDERRQGEAFAPFPDDPNTYRKRFYIESYGCQMNFADSEVVASVLQQEGFGATRNVEEADLIFINTCSIREKAEQTVRKRLTEFRKIKMRRPGMLVGVLGCMAERLKSKFLEEEQLVDIVVGPDAYRSLPALVEEAAGGQKAVNVLLSREETYADIAPVRFDSNGVSAFVSIMRGCNNMCSFCVVPFTRGRERSRDHGSILHECRELFAAGYREVTLLGQNVDSYYFTPESGEPVTFARLLEEVALISPELRVRFSTSHPKDITDEVLHTMAKYENICNYIHLPVQSGSSRILQLMNRTYTREWYMARVDRIRELIPDCGISSDVIAGFCTETEEDHADTLSIMEYSRYDMSYMFFYSERPGTLAQRRFADDIPEAVKKRRLTEIVNLQNRLSLESNQRDIGKTFKVLIEGDSRRSPDDWMGRNSQNKVIVFPKDGSGLKKGDYVWVQVDDCTQATLLGNMIKK